The genomic interval AGGCGAAGTGGGTAGCGCGCAGATCGGAGCGGAACAGGGTCGTGTTGCCGTTAATGTCGCTCACGTTCTGGGTATTGCTCTGCGAGAAGTCGTACGAGCCCTCGGCCTCGAGGGCCACGTTCGGGTGTACGTTCAGGCTAACGCGGCCGCCGACACCGTAAAGATTAAGATCGCTGGCAGAGGCGCGAAACAATTCACCATATACACCAAGTTCTCCGTGATCCTGCGCGCGCATGGCAGGCGCGCAAGCCAGCGCACCCACAGCAATCAGCATGACTGCTAAACGTGTTTTCATGGAACCTTCCCCCAAATTGCAAATCTGTCGTCCTCCACGCATTTGGGCGCGCAACTTACGTTCACACATCCCAACCAGGTGAGGTGGAGAGACGCTAAATGAGACGAGCAGCGCAGGCGGCAGGTTGGCAGCGAATGAGAGTAGCCGATCGCTCGTTCCCGCGGACGTAGCTTTCTTCATCTCTGGAGTTGTAGGCGGAAAACCCTATCGTCAGAAACCGCAATCAGAGCAGTCAGAGGTAGGTAGATGCACGGAACGCTCGATATCAGAAAAGCAGCCAACGCCTCTCCTGGCGGGGAGATCTTCCAGATCCGCTATGAAGACCTGGGCGGTGAATCATTCACTGCGAGCATGAACAAAGAAGAACTTCACGAGCTTCTCTATGACAAGCTCGCTCTCGATCTTCCTG from Terriglobales bacterium carries:
- a CDS encoding outer membrane beta-barrel protein; translated protein: MKTRLAVMLIAVGALACAPAMRAQDHGELGVYGELFRASASDLNLYGVGGRVSLNVHPNVALEAEGSYDFSQSNTQNVSDINGNTTLFRSDLRATHFAFGPKFQLGTNSPVRAFLFAKGGFVRFGVTPGAVTFGNFPTSLQGTDLNGVFYPGGGLEFFLGPLGIRVDAGDEIYFDRGAQHDLKVSFGPTIRF